Part of the Heterodontus francisci isolate sHetFra1 unplaced genomic scaffold, sHetFra1.hap1 HAP1_SCAFFOLD_128, whole genome shotgun sequence genome, ATTCACTTGAAATAATAATGCTAATTCCACCACAAATATTTTGTGGTATTCTTCTCGTGTATTAGAAACAGTGATCTGAGTACCGAACCTGGGGAATTCACAACATACATACCGCCAGTCCAAGCAAATAACCAATCACGCCAATGTTGATATAAGACCACCAGACGTTTGTTACTGACCTCATTAATGCCTCCAAGGTTGCTGATGTGTTATAGGGATGTCATTAACCACGATTACTTTAATACTATTGTTTCATTTACTTCTCATTCCATTCCTGATTACAATTCAAAATCCTTCTTTTTCTCTCCATTTCCCAATACAGTCATTATTATTTAACTTAAACCCTCTCTCTTCAGAAAACCTTGTCAAAAGTGCAACAATTTCGATCTATCACTTTATGTGGTAACATGCATCACCTGAACACCTTCAAGCCTTTTTTTTTCTCGCAACATGATAAGTAATTTTCCGTGTTTACTGGTAACTTATTGAAGTTTGGGATTATTTGCTTCATTGATGTTTCAGTGAACTAATTTGCTATCATTGTTTCAACATAACTGATTTCCATGCTGCCTGTtacaggtgagggaatctctcagtcagtccaacactTAACTTTCGATAAAAGAACAAAGTACTGCGGAAGCTgctaatctgaaataaatacagaaggtgttggaaatattcagtggGTCtctagtatctgtagagagagaaatataCTTATTTTTTTTCGGGTTGGTGATGCTTTGGCAGAACTGGGGGTGCTCAGATATGTAGCAGTATTTTCAACGAGGCAGGGAatggtgggagggaaggggaggataatgatcaacattgagttcagcaatttcgtaccatccttttgtcatttcatgtttctgccttccaccatatcacaaaACCTTCCCAGGTACAATCATTTCAATACATCATTTGCCACAGTAATAGATTTGCAAATCTCAATCTGTACACGATCAAATTGGTAACGTTGCTCCTAGTCTGgtgtataatttccctgtttattccTCTCCCCCACAGTTAACTTAGTCACGATTGTGATCCTgtatcggggaaagtgtggtctttcTGAATGTGTCACTGGCTACCtgatggccatggcagtggcggatctactggtcattattctCGACTTGATATTGCGGCATATTCCGATTCTGTATCAGGAACATTTTTATTTCCTGCGAGATATTCCCCTTTGCGATATCCACGCTGTCCTTCttcatgcagccacagactgttctgtctggttcaccgtcactttcacctttgatcgattagtggccatttgttgccaaaagctgaaaagtaaatactgCCTGAAGAAAACGGcgtctgtggttctgggaacagtgactttgctgagctgtttaaagaacattttctggtattttatgttaacagatcGTTATTGGCTAATTAACTACCCCTACTTTTGTGAGATAACAGGTCATGTTCTGTTTTCTCATACCTGGACAGCAATCGAGTTCCTTCATTACATTCTAACCCCTTGTGTCCCATTTTTTTTGATTCTGTTGCTCAATGGTTTCACCGTCAGGCACATATTAGTGACCAGCAGAGCCCGGAAGAGACTCCGGGCTCAGAGGAGTGTAGGAACTCCCAGGGATTCGGAGattgagagccgaaggaaatccatcattttactgtttgttATCTCAGGGAATTTCATACTGTTATGGTCATTGTTTATGGTGTTTTCCGTATGGAACAAAATGTATTGGTTGGGCTTTAGGTCGGTATATCTACCATTTTTTGTACAAGAAATAGGATTCATGTTCCAGctcttgagttgctgcacaaatacgtgCATTTATGTGGTGACATAGACTAAGTTCAGGGAAAAGTTGAAGAATGTGGTGAAACACCCTTTTAATCTAATTATAAAATTCATGAAATGATGAGAAGAATTAAGAATTCCCAACATGAAAACTAAATGAAGCTTCATTTCAAAGGAATCTATCCCTCGGGATAAAGTTCCTTCCTGGTGTGAAGTCAGAAAAGAACAAAATCAAGTCACACAGATAAATTCCACGAACATCTCACAATTAATACTAAACATAGTAAGGTCCATCTATCTTTCTCGTTAGCTGTGCTTGAATCGCTTGACTGGTTTTTCACGCAGGCTTTGGGACCCCGACACCAGGACGAAATAGGGGTCTCAAGTCCCACTTGCAGTCATAGGGACTGGCGGAGGAATCtccaggaggcagcctcctaatttgtCGCTCTGTGTTCGACATCCAATTAAGGGCAGAGGGAAGGCTTTAGAATATTTCAgcacaatcagagggccagtaacTCTGGAACCTGGGCAGCGTGGTGGGAGACctcggtgctgctgaggcaggtccaaGACTGCGAGGGCACCCCGACATGAAACGTCCCTCACTGACCGTCATAGTAATCATAAAAGGACCAGTTTAATCTTTCACCCATGCAATTGAATATTAGTCTTGAGCTACAAGCACACATTGCTGAATGAGGATATGCCGAAGTTGCAATAAGGAAAATGTGGCTTACAAATTGTCTGATCTCGGCACTTAACATTCAAGAGTACAATGCGTTCAGCTAATATCGGGAAGGAAGAAGGGAGATGGTGTGGCAGTACTGACAAGAGAACACAttgtactgttataaataaaggatataattgagggtgaaaagcagaatcatttagaatagagttgagaagcaaagatATCATGATTCCGCAATTGGTGGTATTCTGTAGACCTACAAATAATGAAAGAAAGATAAAGAAACAAATCAAAAAGAATCTGCAAAATCTATAGAGTGGTGATGTTGAGTAACTTTTGTTAAACAAATATCGATTGGGAAAATATCGATtgtgataatgttagagtaaagggaaaggtgggggttggggggggtaatttctgaaatatgttcaggagaacttccttgacctatATGCCCGCAGTCGATGTGGGAATGGGGCATTGGTAGATATGCTGCTGTGGAATGGACGAGGTCGCTGTGGATGATCATTTAGGTAAGAGAGATCATGGCAAATAAGGTTTAGATGAGCAATGGCGAAAGGATGTAAGGGCATTcctaggaactacaggccagtcagtttaacacttatggtgggtaaggttttaggaacaaaaAGCAGGGTAAAGATCAGCAGGCAATTGGAAAGCTCTGACTTAATCAGGGAGAAGGAGCACACATTTGTAAAAGAAAGACTAATGTGCTTGACGAATTTAGTTTTATTGCAGTAGcaaagaaggttaatgaagggaaagcaatggatgttgtcaatatggattttaagaaagtatttgagaaATTTCCACATGAAAGGCTGGGTAATAAAATTAAGGCTCCTGGAATGGAAGGTTCAATATCAGCTTAGATAAATGAATGAAATTCAGGACATAGAACAACAACGAATAGttgcttttcagaatggaggatagtagacagaggTGTTGCCCAAAATTCAGGAACAGTgtcactgcttttttgatacacAAA contains:
- the LOC137363363 gene encoding probable G-protein coupled receptor 139, producing MGKNLFRIDLNVTTGRSLYTWVDFLSADYDWLTFDLRIYYALRVIQTIYYPCLAIVGVPVNLVTIVILYRGKCGLSECVTGYLMAMAVADLLVIILDLILRHIPILYQEHFYFLRDIPLCDIHAVLLHAATDCSVWFTVTFTFDRLVAICCQKLKSKYCLKKTASVVLGTVTLLSCLKNIFWYFMLTDRYWLINYPYFCEITGHVLFSHTWTAIEFLHYILTPCVPFFLILLLNGFTVRHILVTSRARKRLRAQRSVGTPRDSEIESRRKSIILLFVISGNFILLWSLFMVFSVWNKMYWLGFRSVYLPFFVQEIGFMFQLLSCCTNTCIYVVT